Proteins co-encoded in one Malus domestica chromosome 09, GDT2T_hap1 genomic window:
- the LOC103415052 gene encoding probable 2-oxoglutarate-dependent dioxygenase AOP1, whose amino-acid sequence MGTRDGFLPVIDFSKEDCLKPGTRSWLSVRREVCRALEELGGFMAIMPDKVFAELHQTIFGALKDLFEFPAELKAKNRYEENPFCGHFIYNSVHESLGIQNPTNSEETQKFTHLFWPNQNDQFRDSVDSYAKVMMELDRVVTRMVFENYGMEKYHDEHIRSTSHFIQFAKYKEPRKAGSNVGIVSHTDKNFNTILHQNHVNGLEINTDDDEWIMFDPHLPSSFLFIAGDVFKVWSNGRIRACRHRVNVRENDEARYSVGFFSLKIGVTTVPKELVDEEHPLRYKSLDQVEYIEAQRKNGIESTPEAFCGV is encoded by the exons ATGGGTACCAGGGATGGATTTCTTCCGGTGATAGATTTCTCCAAAGAGGACTGCTTGAAGCCAGGGACAAGATCTTGGCTCTCCGTCCGCCGGGAGGTTTGCCGTGCACTGGAAGAGCTCGGTGGTTTCATGGCAATAATGCCCGACAAAGTTTTTGCTGAGCTCCACCAAACTATCTTTGGTGCACTGAAGGACTTGTTTGAGTTCCCTGCCGAACTCAAAGCCAAAAACCGATACGAAGAGAATCCATTTTGTGGCCATTTCATATATAATTCTGTGCATGAGAGCTTGGGGATTCAGAATCCCACAAACTCAGAAGAAACTCAGAAATTCACACATCTTTTCTGGCCTAACCAAAATGATCAATTCCG TGATAGTGTAGATTCATATGCAAAGGTGATGATGGAGCTTGATCGTGTTGTAACAAGAATGGTATTCGAAAACTACGGTATGGAGAAGTACCACGACGAACACATTCGATCTACTTCTCACTTTATCCAGTTTGCTAAATACAAAGAACCCAGAAAAGCTGGAAGCAATGTGGGTATAGTGAGTCACACTGACAAGAACTTCAACACAATTCTTCATCAAAATCATGTCAACGGTCTGGAGATAAACACTGACGATGACGAGTGGATAATGTTCGATCCACATCTACCTTCATCCTTCCTTTTCATAGCTGGTGATGTGTTTAAG GTATGGAGTAACGGCAGAATACGGGCTTGTAGACACAGAGTCAACGTAAGAGAAAATGACGAGGCAAGATACTCGGTTggttttttctctctaaagataGGGGTAACAACCGTACCCAAGGAGCTTGTGGACGAAGAACACCCCTTACGTTACAAGTCACTAGACCAAGTGGAGTATATCGAAGCACAAAGGAAAAATGGAATTGAGTCCACACCGGAGGCATTCTGCGGAGTTTGA
- the LOC103415053 gene encoding mitochondrial import inner membrane translocase subunit TIM23-2-like: MAHQMSPSDHDPNSDSSKARLYNPYQDLQVPMRNLYQLPTSPEFLFVEEAKRQRRSWGENLTFYTGCSYLAGAVGGGAAGLFSGVRSFESGDTTKLRINRVLNSSGHTGRAWGNRLGVIGLIYAGMESGIQAVRDTDDVWNSVAAGLGTGAIYRAARGVRSAAVAGAIGGVLVGVAVTAKQAAKRYVPI; the protein is encoded by the coding sequence ATGGCGCATCAAATGTCCCCTTCCGATCACGACCCCAACTCCGACTCGTCCAAGGCCCGCCTCTACAACCCCTACCAGGATCTCCAGGTTCCCATGCGAAACCTCTACCAGCTACCTACCTCCCCGGAGTTCCTCTTCGTCGAAGAGGCTAAACGTCAGCGTCGCTCCTGGGGCGAGAATCTCACCTTCTACACCGGTTGCTCCTACCTCGCCGGCGCAGTTGGAGGCGGCGCCGCCGGTCTCTTTTCCGGCGTACGATCGTTCGAGTCTGGAGACACCACCAAGCTCAGGATCAATAGGGTTCTCAACTCCTCTGGCCACACGGGTCGGGCTTGGGGGAACCGGCTGGGCGTGATCGGGTTGATCTATGCGGGTATGGAGAGTGGGATTCAGGCGGTCAGAGACACTGACGATGTTTGGAATAGCGTTGCGGCTGGACTGGGAACTGGTGCGATTTACCGAGCTGCGAGGGGCGTGAGGTCGGCTGCGGTGGCTGGAGCTATTGGAGGAGTCCTGGTTGGCGTGGCAGTCACGGCGAAGCAGGCGGCCAAGCGATATGTGCCAATATAA